TCGCGCCAGGAACGCGCACAGCAAAAATACCTGGTGCGCAAGTACTCCGATCAGAAGGAGATCAAAACGAATCTTGGGGATCTGCTGAAAAAGGCGCTTGAAAAAAAATAAAGGAGCTCCTGGCGGTCGAGGCCGTCATGATGCAGACTTCCGACCACTCCGATGATTTCCAGTATCGTTGGCTTCCGCAGTTGAGCCTGAATCTTTTTCCCGATCGCGTTGTTTCCAAGATTCAAACGTCTTGCCATTGTCTCATTAATAATGGTAGTAGGCGGACCACTCTGATGATCGCGTGATTCAAAGAGCCTGCCGCTTTGTAAAGGAATTCCCATCAGTGATAAATAATCCTCCGTTACAACGGTCCGAAATGCCGTCTGCTCTTCGCCGGCCGCGATAGGCTCTCCTTCTACATTCACGGAATACGAGGAAGTGGAACTGCTGTCCAAAAAGGGAAGCGCCGTGGTTATCCCTACGCTATTCACACCGGGAACATTCTTCAGCTGCGAAATTGCTTCCCATGTGAATTGTGCCTGACTCTCAGGTTTTTCGTAGTAGTCGTATAAAAATACCTGCAATGCAACAACGCCCTGTCTGACAAATCCCGGGTTCACATGGAGCAGGTTCAT
The bacterium genome window above contains:
- a CDS encoding ABC transporter permease — encoded protein: MISQIAIAIILLIGAGLFSRSLMNLLHVNPGFVRQGVVALQVFLYDYYEKPESQAQFTWEAISQLKNVPGVNSVGITTALPFLDSSSTSSYSVNVEGEPIAAGEEQTAFRTVVTEDYLSLMGIPLQSGRLFESRDHQSGPPTTIINETMARRLNLGNNAIGKKIQAQLRKPTILEIIGVVGSLHHDGLDRQELLYFFSSAFFSRSPRFVLISF